From Staphylococcus delphini, one genomic window encodes:
- the sucC gene encoding ADP-forming succinate--CoA ligase subunit beta, with protein MNIHEYQGKEIFRSMGVAVPEGRVAFSAEEAVEKAKELDTDVYVVKAQIHAGGRGKAGGVKIAKSLSEVEAYANELLGKVLVTHQTGPEGKEVKRLYIEEGANIQKEYYVGFVIDRATDRVTLMASEEGGTEIEEVAAKNPEKIFKETIDPVVGLAPYQARRIAFNINIPKESINKAVKFLIALYNVFIEKDCSIVEINPLVLTGEGDVLALDSKINFDDNALFRHKDIVELRDLEEEDPKEIEASKYDLSYIALDGNIGCMVNGAGLAMATMDTINHFNGNPANFLDVGGGATKEKVTEAFKIILGDENVKGIFVNIFGGIMRCDIIAEGIVAAVKEVELTLPLVVRLEGTNVKEGKQILKDSGLAIEPANTMAEGAQKIVKLVNEA; from the coding sequence ATGAATATCCATGAGTATCAAGGAAAAGAAATTTTTCGCTCAATGGGCGTAGCAGTACCAGAAGGGCGCGTGGCTTTTTCTGCTGAAGAAGCTGTTGAAAAAGCAAAAGAGTTAGACACAGATGTATATGTTGTTAAAGCGCAAATCCATGCGGGGGGACGTGGTAAAGCGGGTGGTGTTAAAATTGCCAAGTCTTTATCAGAAGTTGAAGCATATGCAAATGAGTTACTTGGAAAAGTGCTCGTGACACACCAAACAGGTCCTGAAGGTAAAGAAGTGAAGCGTCTTTACATTGAAGAAGGTGCCAATATCCAAAAAGAATATTATGTTGGTTTCGTTATTGATCGTGCAACAGACCGAGTGACTTTGATGGCGTCTGAAGAGGGTGGAACTGAAATTGAAGAAGTTGCAGCGAAAAACCCTGAAAAAATCTTCAAAGAAACAATAGACCCAGTGGTTGGTTTAGCACCATATCAAGCACGTCGTATCGCATTTAACATCAATATTCCTAAAGAATCAATTAACAAAGCGGTTAAGTTTTTAATTGCTTTATATAATGTGTTCATTGAAAAAGATTGTTCAATCGTTGAAATTAACCCACTTGTTTTAACAGGTGAAGGGGATGTTTTAGCACTTGACTCTAAAATCAACTTTGATGACAACGCATTATTCCGTCACAAAGATATCGTTGAATTACGCGATTTAGAAGAAGAAGATCCAAAAGAAATTGAAGCTTCTAAATACGATTTATCTTATATCGCATTAGACGGTAATATTGGTTGTATGGTGAACGGTGCAGGTCTAGCGATGGCGACAATGGATACGATTAATCACTTTAATGGTAACCCAGCTAACTTCCTTGACGTAGGTGGCGGTGCAACTAAAGAAAAAGTTACTGAAGCGTTCAAAATTATTTTAGGCGATGAAAACGTTAAAGGTATTTTCGTTAATATCTTTGGTGGTATTATGCGTTGTGATATTATCGCTGAAGGTATCGTAGCGGCAGTAAAAGAAGTGGAATTAACATTACCATTAGTTGTACGTCTTGAAGGTACAAATGTTAAAGAAGGTA